The region GCGGATCTTCTCTTGCTCGCCCATGAGAACCGGCTTGAAGCTCGTTCCTTCATTCGTTTTTGGTGCCGACACTCCGGTCAAGTCGCACATGGTGGCCAGGACATCCAAGAGATAGATGTTGCCTGAGGCACGCGAGCCAGGCTTAATGCCGGGCCCTTTGACGATGAACGGAACACGCCAGGTATGTTCATAAAGGTTTTGTTTGCCTTGCAAGCCATGTCGCCCGATCGGCATTCCGTGATCGGATGTGTAGAAGATGTAGGTATTGTCGAGTTCGCCCATCGCTTCCAACTTGTCGAGCACGCGACCGATTTGAATATCGATGTTCTCGTTGCAGGCAAACTCTCGACCGAGTTCGTTACGAATCGTTGCTTCATCGCGATTGGTCCACACACCACTGACGGCCACTTCGTCACGAACATTCAAGTGCCCATTTTCAAAGGGATGCTTCGGCAACCAATTCGGCGGCATTTGCGGCTGCTTTTCGTTCGGCTTCGGCAGCGTCGTCTTCTTGGTGTGATTGATCGCACCATACTTCTCGAGCAAATCCGGAGTGCCGTCTCGCGTATCGTGAGGATGCGAAAATCCGAAGTAGATCAAAAAGGGATCGGCGTCTTCCGACTTTTCGCGTTCGTTCAGGTAAGTAAGCACTTGCTCGGCATGCCATGCACTGCCGCTCTCTTCGGTGCCGCCACGCTTTGTTGCGTCATGAACGACGGTGAACTGCTTGTTGGCAGCATCGTAGCTGTTGCCCTTCTTGCAAGTTCGCATTGTGTCGTAGCCGGCTCCATTAAAGACGGCTCCCATCGTGTACTTCTCGAGATTCGGCGGCACCAACTGGTTATCGGACTCGTTTGGATTTCGCTTTCGATTCATACGACTTGGAATGTGCCACACGGTTCGGCCACTCATCACCATGTGACGCGACGGAGTACAAACGGCTCCGGACCACGAACCCATGTGATACGCCGCGTCGAAGACCATCCCTTCGGATGCCAAGCGATCGATCACTGGCGAATCGAGTTTCGATTCAGGGTTATAAAACTTGAAGTCGAACGGCGATTGGTCGTCCGTAATAATGAACAAGATGTTCGGTCGTTCCGCGGCGAAAACCGGATTCATGCTGCCACACACGACGAGCGTCGCGGCGCACAACCAAGTCAGAATACGAGACATGAAATTGCCTTTATTGCATGGGGAGGGGTAAGAGGAGAGTTAGTTCTTTTCGCTTTTCCAAAGATCAATATCGCGGATGTCGTTCTCTGCGTCAGGCCCATCGGTACTCCGCCCACGACGAACATCGTGGCGAAGCTGTTGGAGTAACTTTTCTGCGATGCTCGAATCCATGTCGTAGCGGTTTTCCTGTTCGCCGATGTCTTCGATCATGTGGTACAGCTGAGCTTTCGGAGCACTTTTGCCGGCCTGTTTTTCATTAGGAGAGCTCCAACCACCCGAGCCTCGCGCAAGCGCCAATTTCCACGGTCCTTGGCGATATCCAAAGTGCCCACTGATTGAATGATGCACGATTCCTGCTCGTGTCGACTGGATCGTTTCACCCCTCAGCGCCGGCAGAAAGCTAACGCTGTCTTCGCAAGAGCCCGCGGGAACTTCCGCATCGACCAACTCAATAGCGGTTGCAAAAAGATCGGTCAAACAGATGGTTTGATCGCTGGTGGAGCCAGGCTCAACGGTTCCCTGCCAACGAACAATAAACGGGACACGATGACCACCGTCCCAGATGTCTGCTTTCGATCCCCGCAAGTCGGCGCTGACGCGATGCCCCTGTTTGGCAAGCTTGCCAATTCCTGCCGCTTTGCTGCAGCCGTTGTCGCTGGAGAAAATCACAAGCGTGTTGTCCGCCAGATTATTCCGCTCGAGAGCTCGGCAAATCTCGCCCAACGCATGGTCCGTCTCCATGACGAAGTCGCCGTAATCCCCCAGGCCGCTTTTGCCCTGCCAAGCCTTGGTCGGCAAGATCGGCGTGTGAGGCGATCCCAGCGGCACATAGAGAAAGAATGGCTTTTCGCTCTCAGCATGCTGATCAATGTATTCAACCGACTTTCGCGTCAGCCGTGGCAGCATGTTAATAGGGGCATCGTGGGCGATAACCGTGTCGTTTTCGATCACCGTTTGCATGTCACGCGCGTGGTGGAATCCGTGGTAGTAATCAAACCCTCGCGAAATCGGCCCATCCGGAATTTTCGTCCCGACCGGTGGCGACTTGTAGTCTTTCGCCGAATAGGCCTCGCCAGACTTTGGATCGCAATACTGAAAGTTCAGATGCCATTTCCCGATGATCGCTGTCTCGTATCCCTGATGCCGAAGAAAGCTGGCAACCGTCGGGCGAGATTCATCAATCAAGCATGGTGCGAATCCGGTGACGACACCACGCTGCAGTGTCGTTCTCCAACTGTATCGTCCCGTCAACAAACCGTACCGCGTCGGCGTGCAAACCGACGAACCAGAATGCGCATCGGTGAACGTCATTCCTTCTTCCGCCAAGCGGTCGGCATGTGGCGTCGGTATCTTGCCATGCTCGGGGTTCAAACAGTGGACATCGCCAAACCCAAGATCGTCACAAAGGACGAACACGATATTCGGCTTCTCAGCAGCAGAAACGATCTCTCCGTTGAAAAGACCGAAGCATATTACGACGCCGACAAAACCGAGGCGAATCATGTCTGCCTACTCCCACACTTATTGGCTAAACCGAGGCGCTGAATATCCTTGCTTGCGAATCTTCGCGAGCTGTTGCTGCATTTGCTTCACCTTTTCAGGATGAGCGTCGGCAACGTTGTTCCGCTGCCCAATATCTTCCGCCAAGTTGTAGAGCTCGACCGATTGCTTGTCGTCGCCGGGATAATCATGCCGCTCTTCCCAGGCCTTCCAGCCACGCGATCGGTACCCCGTCGCCGTATCGATCAACAGCCAATCTCCTTCTCGAAACGCGAACTGATTCGCGAACGTGTTGTGAACATGCGCCGTGCGAACTGCATCGGTTTCGCCCTGCAAGTGAGCGAGCATGTCGTGCGAATCTTCTGCCGCATCCTCCGGCAACGAAAACTCCAGCATCGAAGCAAACGTCGCCATCAAATCGATTTGCGAAACTAACGCATTGCTGACATGCCCCGGCTTGGTCGTACCAGGCCAACGAATGATGAAGGGCACATGATGTCCACCTTCGTAAATATCGCGTTTGAGCCCACGAAACGGCTCCGGCGACCAATGCCCATACTTGGCATCGCGAGCATACGCGTAATGCTCAGGTCCGTTATCGGCACTAAAAACCACGATTGTGTTATCGGCTTGCCCGGAGGCTTCCAACGCATCTAATAGCCGGCCAACCATGGCATCGGTTTCCACGACGAAGTCCCCATAGGGGCCAGCTCCGCTTTTACCGTCGAACGCGTCGTTCGGAATGATAGGAGCATGTGGGCAAGGAAACGCGAAGTAAAGAAAGAACGGCTCGGTCTCTTTGGCCCGCGATTCAATGTATGCCACGCCTTTGTCGGTAAGCGTTGGCAACACGGCGTAGGGATCCCATCCGGTGACCATCGGTCCCGGCCGGCATTCCCAGTTTCCTTCTTTGATCTTTTTCCACTTCGACTCATCTTTCATCGTGTCTGGCGTTTGTGCCATCTTGTCGTCTTCAATCCACGCATATGGTGGAAAGTTGATCACCGTGTCGCCGAAGTAGTGATCGAAACCATGAGCGAGCGGCCCATCCGGAATCGACTTCGTCCAATCAAAGCAGTCAGGCTCGACGCCTTTTTTCGTGCGTATCGCATCCCAGTCCCAGCCGAGGTGCCACTTGCCGATACAAGCTGTTGCGTATCCATTTTCCTTCAACATCTCAGGCATCGTAAGACGCTCTGGCCGAAACACTGATTTTCCGAACGCATTAACAATGCCATGAAAGTCGCGCCAATGATGGCGTCCGGTCAGCATCGCGTAGCGACTTGGCGTGCAAATGCCAGAGGAAGAATGGCCATCGGTGAACCTTGTTCCTGTGGCTGCAAGTCGGTCCAGATTGGGTGTCGGTATCTTGCTGTTGGGGTTGTAGCAAGTCAGGTCGCCGTATCCGAGATCGTCGGCATACAGAATCAAGATATTGGGTGCTTGAGTCTCCTGGGCAACAGCCACCGATGCGTGAATTCCCAACAGGAACAACAGCGCAATCGCAATCAGGCAACGCGACATAGAATTCGAACTCGCAATGAATGAGGTTGTATTGAGAGGAAATGGCGGGGGTGAGATCAAGCCGGCGATTCAATGAAGAGAGGAAACCATCGACTCACCAGATAACAGCACAAGTTGGATAGATCTGCCACTCTTTTTTGGTTGATCATTCAATTTTGTTGAAATCGGACATGCAGAAGTTAGTTTGCGAGAATCTGCCGACGACCCCAATTCTGATCACGGCTTCGCCCCGATCGCTGGCATCTAACGATGCGAGTAACGTCCACTTCATTCGTGATTGAACCTGATTTCGATTGCGTTTTGCGGTCATTTTCCGTTCACCTCTGCGCAAAAATACAATCGAACCCCTGGGTATTTACTCTAAATTTTCTCCATTCGCGAGAATTCTTTGCACACGCTTCGGACAGCATGCATATTAAGGAAGTGATTTCTTAACAC is a window of Bremerella sp. TYQ1 DNA encoding:
- a CDS encoding sulfatase-like hydrolase/transferase — translated: MNPVFAAERPNILFIITDDQSPFDFKFYNPESKLDSPVIDRLASEGMVFDAAYHMGSWSGAVCTPSRHMVMSGRTVWHIPSRMNRKRNPNESDNQLVPPNLEKYTMGAVFNGAGYDTMRTCKKGNSYDAANKQFTVVHDATKRGGTEESGSAWHAEQVLTYLNEREKSEDADPFLIYFGFSHPHDTRDGTPDLLEKYGAINHTKKTTLPKPNEKQPQMPPNWLPKHPFENGHLNVRDEVAVSGVWTNRDEATIRNELGREFACNENIDIQIGRVLDKLEAMGELDNTYIFYTSDHGMPIGRHGLQGKQNLYEHTWRVPFIVKGPGIKPGSRASGNIYLLDVLATMCDLTGVSAPKTNEGTSFKPVLMGEQEKIRDVLYGVYCGGEKPGMRSVKQGDWKLIKYDVPKAGIQETQLFNLAENPHEYLPQHHSKEVQAVTGVSPDKHQTNLADDPQYAAKRKELEALLYSEMKRLDDPFTLWDQAK
- a CDS encoding arylsulfatase; the protein is MSRCLIAIALLFLLGIHASVAVAQETQAPNILILYADDLGYGDLTCYNPNSKIPTPNLDRLAATGTRFTDGHSSSGICTPSRYAMLTGRHHWRDFHGIVNAFGKSVFRPERLTMPEMLKENGYATACIGKWHLGWDWDAIRTKKGVEPDCFDWTKSIPDGPLAHGFDHYFGDTVINFPPYAWIEDDKMAQTPDTMKDESKWKKIKEGNWECRPGPMVTGWDPYAVLPTLTDKGVAYIESRAKETEPFFLYFAFPCPHAPIIPNDAFDGKSGAGPYGDFVVETDAMVGRLLDALEASGQADNTIVVFSADNGPEHYAYARDAKYGHWSPEPFRGLKRDIYEGGHHVPFIIRWPGTTKPGHVSNALVSQIDLMATFASMLEFSLPEDAAEDSHDMLAHLQGETDAVRTAHVHNTFANQFAFREGDWLLIDTATGYRSRGWKAWEERHDYPGDDKQSVELYNLAEDIGQRNNVADAHPEKVKQMQQQLAKIRKQGYSAPRFSQ
- a CDS encoding arylsulfatase; amino-acid sequence: MIRLGFVGVVICFGLFNGEIVSAAEKPNIVFVLCDDLGFGDVHCLNPEHGKIPTPHADRLAEEGMTFTDAHSGSSVCTPTRYGLLTGRYSWRTTLQRGVVTGFAPCLIDESRPTVASFLRHQGYETAIIGKWHLNFQYCDPKSGEAYSAKDYKSPPVGTKIPDGPISRGFDYYHGFHHARDMQTVIENDTVIAHDAPINMLPRLTRKSVEYIDQHAESEKPFFLYVPLGSPHTPILPTKAWQGKSGLGDYGDFVMETDHALGEICRALERNNLADNTLVIFSSDNGCSKAAGIGKLAKQGHRVSADLRGSKADIWDGGHRVPFIVRWQGTVEPGSTSDQTICLTDLFATAIELVDAEVPAGSCEDSVSFLPALRGETIQSTRAGIVHHSISGHFGYRQGPWKLALARGSGGWSSPNEKQAGKSAPKAQLYHMIEDIGEQENRYDMDSSIAEKLLQQLRHDVRRGRSTDGPDAENDIRDIDLWKSEKN